TGTctttttttgcaaatttgtagCCCCCCTGCTTTAACGCCTTctggcaatgcggggtaattattggatgaagaataaagaataaataaTGAAACAAGcagcagttttgttttgttttgctttattaatacctcaaaggccccgTTGAAGGGGTATCACTTGACGGAGTGGGTAACAAGCAGGGCATAATATTGCTTCAATTGATGACTTGAATAGTGATGGATAAGTATCAAGCACGACGTTCCTCCATAAGGAGAGCCTTCAGCCAATTGCGTCTACCGATCTGGTGAAGCAGCggttattccccattcatctgccactccctgtgaTTTCACACTAGCTGGCGCAAGGAGATCGGCCATAGGGGAGAGCGGCACATTCGGTACACGTGTAGAATCAGTCGGCGCCATTAGCTGGAGGGGCTTCTTTGAGGAGCATCTGCAcgtcgttcttgagttgtattgaGTAGTATGATTCCTTCCCTGTTGTGGGATGTGTGGTTGCTGTAGGGCATAAGAAAAACACTCTTAATCACTATTTTGCAGCCGACATTAAAACAAAGCCGCTCTTAGATGTGACAAGAATGTATTGAGTGGTGTTAGCGTTTTTGATAGCTAAAACCATTCTTCACTAAGTTGACCATCAGGTCCTCAATTGAATTGTCCCAATGAGACCTGTTAATGTGATTCGTTATTGATATCTTTGGGTACAAAACTACAAAATTCCTCCTAAAACTCCGCGTGAAACCCTGACGCATAGTGGACGTGAGCTGACTGCACGTAAGAAACGGTTCCCTGAATATGCTATAAAGTAAAAACAGAGAAATGCTCGGCGCTTATTTTCTGCAAGGGAAAGGCATTGTGAATGGCTTGTTTTTGTCTCATTCGCACAATACGCTTGCAAAGCCACACGATGAAAAATAACGCTTAAGGTAAAACGAAGGAAAGTCTTTCGGGTAGGTCAAAATCATTATCAGTTAGGGAGCGTGAAAAACATTGTCCTATTTCTAGGAACACAGCACAATGTTTCAGCTGCAAAGCCAAGTTACTTAGCCCCGCTGACCAGGAAGATCGATGGTAAGGAAGTGTACCCAGAGTTCCTGCGTCTTTCTATCTTGATGGGCGTGTACAAGACGAAGGGAAAAATTCAGATAGGTTGTTTTTATTCCGTTGGTGAAACCCCATGACATACCACATTTTGGCGACTACTTGTGCATGTACCGAGTAACCGAATTATTATTGCCGTTTTCTTACCATTTCAGCACCTCTGGTACTTGCGACGTGAACCAGTGCAACGGCACGTGTAAGGAGTACTACGGAAAAAAGTATATAGATGTCACCGGGAAATGCGAAAATGCCAAGTGCACCTGCCATTTTCATACGCGTACGTAAAGTCATCAAACATAAGCTGCAACAACTGCACCATTGTGTGCCAGTTACCGTAGTAAATCAATCTGACTTCTTATGAACGCAACACAGAAAGTTGCTGTCAATCCAAGCTTTTCACCCTGTCTGGGACAACTCGCATACCTTTATTGAACAGTCAACCAAACTTAGAAAACGGTTCGGAGAAGTAACATACGTATTCACTTTAGCGATCATTGTAGTGCAGTTACCTTTAATTTTCTTCAAATTAATACGCACTTCAATGCCTATTGAAACAATAATCGTTTTAATACTGCTAATTGTTCTTGTTCTTGCAAACAACCATTCCCTGGAGATTGTTTATAAGCATTAAAACTCGTAAATGCCAAGAAAGCGATTAGAGGAGCACTCTTTTCGTGCCAGCCATCACAAAATACACGACGTGGTTTGCTGTAATATATTCTACGTCCCTGGGTGCTCATCGCATTTACGTAATTTGCATTTATACATAAAATCGGCCTGTAAACATGAAAATTACCATGTCGATACCAGGACCACTAATATTACAAATTACTGCGTTAAAACGGCACCTTTAATCGCGGTGAATCACAGCTCTGACTGGCTAATGAAGCTCACATGAGACAGGGTTTGTTACAGTATCAAGCGCATAGCATTTAATGCTTGCACCCGATGCAACATTGCGACACCTCTGCAAAgacaaaagtagaaaaaaataagCAAGGCTAAGAGACTGGGTGGTGAGAATCGCTCAGCGTGCTATGAGCGCTGCGACGCCTCCCCCATAGCTCATCGTTTTTCTTACGAGGTGGGTTCACACTTGAATACTGCTTGGGCTCGAAGTCGGCCTGCAAACTTTCAATGAGCTTAAACTTCGCGGGTAAGCTCCAGTGGCGCCATCAATGGAAACCGCGCTGCGAACACAAAAAGAGCCAATTTCAGAGTACTTTGAGACGAAACTTCTTACTCTTGGTAtattcatcgatttttcaaaagcgtttgaccgcaTTAACCACAAAATAATGTTGACTAAGCTCGGGCACTACGGTTCGCGCAGACAGTTTCTTGACAAAATTCAGTCTTATTTAAGTTCTCGATCGCAACAAGCAAAAATAGATAATGGTTTATCTTACATTAGTCGCATCGTTTCAGGACTCCCGCAAGGTAGTATTTTGGGGCCATtgctatttcttgttttttaacgACATCGTCTGTATTAGTAATCTTCCAATATTGTCATTTACGCTGAGGACACCACGTTATTGTTTAGGGCTGCACAGTTGGCACATCTCgagaaacaagccacaaaatgttCACAGTCGCTCCTAGAATGGTCTCAAAATAATGTATTAAACATAAACAGTGCAAAAGCGAAAGCTGTGATTTTCAGGCCTCGTAACTAGTTGACAAATTTGCCACCACTCAATTTAAGAATCGGTAAATCAATTATTGAAATTGTAGCAGCGGTTAaaagtttgttttatttttaatgagAATTTGAGCTGGATGATCACGCCGACATGGTGATAAACAAGCTGTCAAAGGTTGGCGGTATTCCGTGTCGATTGAGATACTTCATGCCGAAGAGTATTAACGAGATATATTATAGTGCTCTGgcgctgttttcttcttttgtaaATTATTGCTTTTTGGTGTGAGGtaccacgtcttttacaaatattaaccGCTTGCATctccttcaaaagaaagctgtaaGAAATGTTATGAATGCTCCTCGGCTAGGACAGGCTGAACCGGTTTTCCATGAACTTCCAAATACCCGCTTATCACAGCTGTGTGGAACTTTACTTCTACCGCGTTATAAATCCAGTGTCAATAAAAATAATTGCCTTATGGTAAAGCTGTCATGTATAGAATACAAAAATCCAAAATACCCTACACGAGCAACAGAAAATGGTATGTACCTAGGAGGCGAACAAATTACGCctatcaaatgttgagctacatCTTCCCGCATCAAttaaataaggagtccgaattgatgtacagctaatgccaaatctgttattttttctttttttgttctttgaaagAGCTCTGATGTTGTGTACCACTTCAGTGCCTCtctggggtgcgtcggcctcgtcaagcctttcACTGGCTTTTGTGGACGCGCCCAACATCgacatgatgttaaataaacattaTTCTGAATCTTATCCTTTCACtgccgaaggaaaaaaaaacaagaatgatCTTCGAGCATTAGGCGCATTTTATTTTGGCGTCTACTAAATGACTATTTTCTTCATGTCCTGTTTAGTAGCAGTCACGATTATTATCAGACGATATGCGgggaacaagaaaaagaaacagactgaAAAAAAATCAAGGCCAGATAAGTTTGGCTAAGGCTAGTAAATGTCTGTGCTGCTGGTACTACATGCCCTATGGCGCTGGACATCCAAAGTTGTGCGACTTCTAAATGTTCGGCAGTCATCTGTGAGTTTCTATGGCCATAGGAGCTATCTACCTATTTATCCACAGTTCCCTTTCGAGCATAACACAGGGGTGGGGGAAAGTTGAATGAACTAGGAGGAATATCTACAAAAATAAAATTTCGCTTATAATGCTTGGCATTCAGATGGGAGCGATTATTGGAGGAAAACATTTTCGATATCACGTGTTACTAAAATAAATACAGTTTTAACAATTTTCCctaaaaagaaaaactttatagTTTATGGTAGTATAACTTCGTAAAAAAGGaattcgggctatgagggacgccttaatgaagggctccgaaaatttcgacaacctaggGTTCTTCAAGTGGAACTaacctcgcacagtacactggcctcgaGCATTTCGCCCGCATTAAAATGCGACTACCGCCTTCTGGGTCGAAGCCATATTTTCTTTGTCAGCAAACTagaaccataaccactaagccactgtggTGGCTTGAAAAGGAAATGTACATCCGTGTCATCCCAGCAACCACAATATAAAGGATATTTTTCTGTTATTAGGAATGGTAGAGCATCTACTTCAACATGTCTGCCCACTCTCTCACGGCGCTCGGTAGTTTCTTATAATTACAAGAgtaaatttattatttttttgcgttTGTCGCTAGTGGCAAGTGGAGGTGGCTATAGGGCTTCAACAATGCTGTATTTTCCTTCGACAGTTTCGTGAAACTAAGGATACCCTACGAGAATCCTGGTGCACCCTTACAGTGCATCTTACTTTTTGCAGCTTGCAACGAGAAAGCTTGCTTGGAGATATGCCAGCGGCAGTATAACGGAAAGCCCGGCCTTTTGTCAAACTGCACCCAAAATGTCTGCTACTGCGGCTACTTCCAAAGTAAGTGGCGTACTTTTTTTCTCATACCTTCATATTTATGTCGCCATGTCCTTCAGAATGCTTAATGTGTACGGAGAGCACAAGGACAGGTATTTTAATCTCAATACATTTTCATTTGATAGTGGAGCTTTTACCTGCAATGAAATTGCCTATAGAGTTTACGAATACATGGGAATAAAATGAGGATACCGCAGTGAGCTCTAGAAATAAAAATTATCGCGGCAACTCTATTGAACAGCGGAGTGCAACACAAgcgaagaaagaaatgaaagtaaCACATCCGCTCTAGCATTAGAAACAATAAACCGACGTAGCGTAGTTGTGCAATGCGTATGAAAGAATACTGATGATCCCGTAAGATAGAGGAGTGGATTTTTTGAAAAAGCGAACGTAAAAAAGAGCGGCAGGGAATCAGGTGGGGATCAGATTTAAAAGTGTTGAGGCATATGGTGCCACATCTTGCAAAAGGGAGGAATTGTTAAGGGGTATAGGAAATGCCTATGTTTTGACGTGGAGGTAGTGGAAATGATCGCTATGATACGGATGATAGAAAAGTTGGCCAGAAATAAATTGAACCCTGCTATGTAGCCACTGTTATAACAGTGAAGTAatgtaatttttttcatttatacttTACTGATGGTGTCACAGCAAAACGTCGAGAATTTTCGGAAACTGATCTTGGGCCGTGTTCTTTAAGCTTTCTGTTTTCCATTGACCATTTCAAGTGCACTTGGTCCTGTCTCATTGGCCACTCAGATATGCCCGCTTCTTTCGAGCGTCTGTGGGAAGCGACCGCACCATTCAGTGGTTGGCGATAGGACCTCACTGTTAGCTGCCATTGGCTGGGATGTGCAGCCAGTGGCGAGGTGCGTAACAGCGCTCTATCAATAGCGGGCGATCGGACCTGTCCACTGGCTCTGACTGGCTGCGCTATGCTTCCAATATTTAGGTCCGGTCGGCACCCACCCAGCGGATAGGTCGCTTCTCGCAGATGCTCGAAAGCCCTGCGTATATCTTAGGGACCAATGGGAGAGAACGAAATGGACACCAAATTGAAAATTTACAGGATATAGGATACAGTTCCTGGTTCTGGACACGAAAATGCTGGTAGAATGATCTTTATATTGCATTGCAGAGGGTTCCATATATACAATGACGTATTCAAGAAAAACCAGTTTAGAAGAAAACGGATATCGAATGGGCCTTTACGTTTTGTACTTTAATTCAGGAGCATAGAATTACATACATGTCATGCTacaaataaaacgaaaaatagtAGTGAATTGATTTTCAAAGTGGCAAATATTTTGGCGTCTGTGTAGGGTAGGCCCAGGCGGCGCATTGGTCCCAGTATTGCGCCCGTGCCTAGGGCCCTGAGGTGAGGGTAGCGGGCTTATGGACAGGACGCCATGCCACGCAGTGTAGTGCAGTGTCCGAAATGTCTTCAGATTACTATATCTGTTCAATACTGCCTCAGTGAATACACTGAAAAACGTCTATTCCCCTCTCCCCGGtccaaagcccccccccccccccccccccccccctgacacggcgcatgcggacagctgttgcagctgctacagcttttgcagcagcagctgctccgcacaacgtggccggtcacgtggccaaccacgtgaccaaccacagcGCCGCCACGGAGGTCAAGGGGTGGCCACGGAGCataggggtgccacgctgaaggctcgagaaGCTGGCGTattgtagctctcgctacaaaacacgAGTATTCTTTCAGGCTTTCAGCCTGACTTCATCCGGAAGTGATGAGCACAGACAGTACAATACCATTTTGTATATCACGGATGACCTCATTATTGAATGGGTCTTAATAGGATTTCATATGATCTGTGTCCTTTGGACCTAAGTCACCATTCCACCGAACCAATTGATAGCTGCAATATGTGTCAACTCGAGGCAACTGAGAATGAGAAACATTATTGTCCGATGAATATTCGTCGAAAATTTAAGCTAGTGCTTCGCTGTTAATTTGGacatttttgttcttttggccggagaaatggcacgcttaatttaaaaaaaaatgcgatgtGAAAAGAACACAGTCTAATTGATACCTTTCATCTCGCTTTAACAAAGAATTCGAGAAGTCAGAAGGCATTGAGAGCATGGTTCTCAGCCATGCGCATCAACCAGAAATAGTCAACACATTGCGAAGCGAGGAGGTGCAACTCAATGGCTTTGTGCGGAGAAATAGTCAACACATTGCGAAGCGAGGAGGTGCAACTCAATGGCTTTGTGCGGCAGTATTCTCGTTGTGTCCATGTTTTTGGCGTTTTTTAACATGAGCGTTGAAACACCCCTCCCCTTATTTTGTCTGGTCATTTTCAACTTTCCCACAATATATCTGATGTTATACCGCCATCAACAGGCGATCTTTATACGTGCAGAAGTCATCCATTTGCTATCCGGCACCCTTTTCAGCTATGAAACAATCTCAGCGTTGTCAACGATTTAGTCAACTGTCGAAACGTTTCGGGAATTCATTTCCTATTTTGACTCCTCGCTGCTTAGCTGTTGAAATCAGACTGCTATACTTTCAAGTCGGTTCTGCGGCTCTAACGATTGTATTTGGCTGTCAGTTCAATAACTTTTTACTCACTGAGAAAGATAAGCAACGTTATTTGATTACGAATCACAAAAAGGGCACTCCATTCAAACACGTACGTTGTGCCAGATACCATCTTCAAGGTTTccgatggcggcaaagcatttCTACTTCGTTCTTGTTTTACCCACGTATGCATAAAACCGAAAGCGTCTGCGAATTAGCAACGCCTCGCTTATCTAGATTTTTCTGTTTTACTCAAACAAGAAGTAATCAATTTCTGAGGCACGGGCAAAAAATGTGCAGATGTTGAGCTCAGCTGTGTGCCGACCTGCTATTGCCACCTGCCGAAAAATGAAAgaactgcagctgctgctgctacttaaAGTCTCCAACAGATGGCAAAACCGactcaagaattttttttctcctgaagAAGTTCTCTGCTGCAGTAATTTATCCACATCTCTGCATTTATAGTTCTTCAGCACAACtcacaaaaagcaaaaaatatcAACACAACTACTATAGCAAGTTCTTCGCACACAGACGCGTTATtcggttgcaaaaaaaaatattaattattCTTGAGTACCACGTTGCCGTCCCAGATGTGTCTCTGTTCATGAGTTGAGCAACTGCTTAATCATGCCGCCAAATCATGCGGCATATGTCTCGTATGATTTAGAGAGTGAGCAATTAAGTCCGGGCTCTTCATCTTGCAATCATGACATGCTCGCTCGCATAGGTATACAGGCGACGTGACACTTTGTTGTCATTGGTGCTTTAGGCCGCTGAATTTGCAGTATTTCGCGCAATGTATTCTAGTAGGCCTTTCTCTTCTGTAAAAGTACATTTATAATTCTTGTAATTAACCTTTTAACGACATTCTCGGCATATCATTTGCTTTTCGCAGAAGTGTAATGTAGATCTAAGTGCGCAGTTTTCAAGTGGACatttgaattgaaattgaaagtagaAATTTTCGTTTCCACTTTCCGCTCTCTCTTGCTAGGCCTGTGACTTGAGATTGTGTAAAGCGTTAGTGACAGGCTACTAGCGTCGTCTTGCGCCACAATTGCAAAACATTGGCAGGAGCCCCTTGTAACTGCCAAGCATTTTTGCTTTTTAGTTCACGAGTTGCTGAGTGGCGGGTAAAACCTCTTTTCATCTCGTCCTTTCTTAGCGTGCTTGCTGCCAAGGTGTGCATATCAATGTCAGCAGCAGTACCCGGACAAGAACAATCTCGAAGCTTTCTGCAAAAACGACGTTTGCCATTGCAAATGGCATTCGTGTGAGTATCCGATGTTCAATTTTCTTAGAGCAAAAGCTGTATCCGCGAGGTTTTCGGAGATATCGCGGCAACGTGGTTCTGACTGAATATTTTATAGTAGGAACACCACGGCACCAACTCTGAATCTATAAATATAGGTTTCTATTTTGCGTATCAGCGTTTTGTCACTGACTTCTTAACGTGGGActattttttttcgttcagttagCCTCCTTACACATCGACACAAGTAGTACCTCTATCAGTTTGTTTTGCACTGGACGGACCAACGACAGATTTTTTTCAATGCCCATGTTTATAGCACGTCAACAGTTCTAGCAGACACCTTGAAACATTGAATATTTCTCAATTTCAACTATCCATTCCTCGGGTTCCTCTCGCAAATATACAGAATGATCACCTGTCGGTCTGTCTCCTATCATTCGAATTCACGCCTTATGTTTGCTTCGAATTTGTCTCAATGTACATTTAGCCTCCGATAGGCGCAACAGATTTAAACAAAGCATAGGGCGACCATGATTAAAAGGGTATATACGACGGTGATTAAAGAAATGGTTTCCTTAATTCCCTTTTGTTTCATTGAGTAGGCGAAGCCACTTGCCGCTTCATGCACGTGCAACTGGGCAACCGCGATGAAAGCTCCTTTACGTCACTTTGGCCACGTATGCTAGCGCCAGTTCCTCCTTCAATTACGTTCATAGCGGGCGACGGCGGAACGATGGCGTATTAATCTCCATGCCAACTAACGACCGAAACACGATGGTGCAGGCGGTGCTCGTATGCCATCTGCTTCACGCGCGGACTGGTCAAAAAAGCCCGACAGGAATGGTGGGCGGATGTATCGTTGGCAGCGTGCTCTGCCCGCAGCGGCGGGCCGCGTTTTACTTGGGTTCTCGTTAAGCATTTTGTTGCTGTTCTCGCAAGCTAGAATTTGTCGTGCTGCAACTCAACGTTGGTAACTGCAATGCTGGTCCGATTTAGAGAGTACAGAGCACATATTTTGCGCGTTTTTTGATGCATGCTTCCATTTACCTTTAGTCAAAAAGAGAAGACTTCTCAAAATTCGCTATATGACTATGTTCCAGCATTCTGTACAATACAGACATTGTGTGTCGACTCACCGGCGTTGTTATGTTTATCTCAAACGGCGCCACTGATATTTTCAGTGGATAATTTCTTGCATTTTTCACGCAATGAATGTGCGTGCGCGCACAGTGAGTGCGCGAAATTTGACACATGCAAAGTGTGGCTTAAGATAATTGCAAGAAAATTGGTTAGTATTCTTTAAACACATGAAAACAAACCACAATCACGGAACGGCCCTCACTGTCCACGGATGCTAATATAGGCGGCACTAACAGAATTCGGTTAACATACAGTTCCATCATCCGTTCCTACAATATGCCTACTATTCTGAGGACCAAAAAATTGaaggtggtttagctctggttaaacctggagtgacgcgatagctatagcttgccgagtggaacttgctcagttgaatggcAAAGTTAATCTTTCGCCGCCCCGATTCGCTCGGTGTTCCattttcatcttcgtcccacttgacacggtgcatgtGCAGAACTGTGGCAGCttagtttcgccggcgcgccgagccgccggcagctgctcggcaccacgtggctggtcacacgaccaaacacgtgacgagccacgtgatcagctacggcgccgcgccgccggcagctgctccgcaccacgtgacagcgtggcggcgcagccacgctgaaggctcgaaatgctacagtaatgtagctatcgctacaaaacgatgACCGCTTCGTCAACAGCAGTGACTAAATTAGAGTTACTGGTCCGTGTGGCCGCAATAAGGGGTGGCTCCCGAGAAAACATGAG
The genomic region above belongs to Amblyomma americanum isolate KBUSLIRL-KWMA chromosome 9, ASM5285725v1, whole genome shotgun sequence and contains:
- the LOC144105244 gene encoding uncharacterized protein LOC144105244 codes for the protein MMRFLAIAMSLLPYLAILQCAAELNTSGTCDVNQCNGTCKEYYGKKYIDVTGKCENAKCTCHFHTPCNEKACLEICQRQYNGKPGLLSNCTQNVCYCGYFQTCLLPRCAYQCQQQYPDKNNLEAFCKNDVCHCKWHSFEPGEGQPLKLPAGPLDGSETNLLSFRATKAFYLGEEAIEPKVR